The window gatttaaagaaaaattacagtttattataactttgttcttatttttgtagttttagtaATCATTCCCATTAGTTATACTAACATTGCACTCAtcaagttaattgctgagatctttgaaaacagtgacattgcaaaaaaaatgtccaatggGGCAGGAAATATGAGCAGTCAACAATCAGACAGACAATAAACAAACAGActttctgttgtaaacattcatcacatttgCAGACCAACTTCCTGGTTAAACTTTGACCTGGTGTCCTTGCAGtaattgtttgtgtttcctgtgcAATATATGTTTACTGGGTGTGCTGACTTTCACTTTTACCTTGAGATAAAATTCCATAGTGGGTGCTGAtgctcattttcactttttttctgcacattCACATAACGTTTCACCACATAAAAATGAGGCAACATGTACAATACCATCACCAAAATCATATCAAAAACCCTGTTAAATATGGAGTTATGTCACAGCTAAAGGCATAACAGCTGTCATTTGCCTGTTGTCATAGTAACGCAACacagttttttcagttttccagaTGCACTACAGTTAGAAATAGTCATCTAAAAGAATTAAATCCTACAAAAAGTGGCCCCAGACTATCAGGAGACCTGAAGGCACCAGGTACACTGTGTGGTGTGtctggtaatttgattaatctGAAATTTGTTTTGTAATACTGTCTGCAccacaaaaataacataaacagaaatgtcaggGGCCTTGAGGTTGCACCTGCATTAGTATATGATCTTGAGGCCCTCCCTTGAAATGGGGCCCTGAgttaaaatcaaatttttaaACCTATGTTATTTCAGATTACCTTGAGTTTACATGGTGCATAATCTTAATATATTTGTGCATAATCAAGTTACCACAAACTAATTAGTAGTTACCAACTGATACATACACAATGCCTGAGTAGGAGAAATGGGGGGTTGGACTGTGTTGTAGCAATGCTGCTGCGTTCTCAGAgctcagcatttttattttggggaGACTTATGTCATAACAATAGAAATTACGAAATGCccaaacaacaaaaccaaaatccACGATgcaataaaccagaattatccttaaAAGACTGAACGCTAATGTCAAATTAAGAAGGTTCGTCTGTGATCGTATACCTTCAGGAAAGAGGCTGGAGCTGTACTGAATAAGAGGCTCAATGACCGTCACCACCTGGACTGAAGAAGCTGACGCCATGTCAAACAGAGCAACTTCCCTAAAGAGGCAGAGAGTGGGAGAAGAAACACAAGTGAGACACATAAGGGCTCAGACCGCAGAATATGTTGACATTATTTCTATACTTCATGGTTTGAGAAAGCCAGTGCATGTGTCACAAGTTACTTTTTATAGGCCAATTCAACCATGATGTCACAATAAGTAAAAACTAACGTTGCTAACAGCGGTTTATTTAGCTAGAAAAATACTCAGACTCAAAAAACTCCCCATTGAGGTTTAACCACTGAGAGTATTTATGTCACCAAAGCTGCTACTGTTGCACTTAACGTGCCAAAAAAGTATTAGCTTTTAGCTTCATGTGACTACCAGTGCTGGTTCATGAAAGAATGCAGAGACATACAGCtaatgacagagaaagagcaggCAGGACATGAGTGAATGAAGTGTGGTGATATGCAGGGTAAAGACAGAAAGGCAAGCTGATCAGTACGCACCCTTCAGCTTGTGGCCAAAGCAAGTTGGGCCCCAAGACGATGGCAATGTTACTGGGGGTCATCTTGTTTATAGCCTGCTGCTCCGACAACAGAGACAAGAACTGGATCAGGTACCTaacagggaggaagaggaagaaactaATTAAACAGAGGAATACACAGCtggatgaaaaatgatttgAGGATGCTCTAACAGTGTCACAATAAACACTTATGCTGTCCTATGGACAATATGACATATTGATGCTGTTAGGTGAAACTCAGACACCCAAATGTTTTAACTCCTTTCAAAACTCTTtggaaaaacaaagtaaaactaagaaataaaaatacagctgGGGCCGATGGGGGTGAAATTAGTTTTGCATGCAAAAATAATTTGCATGCATGGGGcgactgtggctcaggaggtagagcgggggGCCCACAAATCAGAGGGTCGGTGGCTCGATCCCTGGCTCCCCCCATCAGCATGTTGAGGTGTCCTTGGGcaaagatactgaaccccaaattgctcctgatggctgcaTCATGTGTGTCagaatgggtgaatgagcattagaaacaTTTGTAAAGTGCTATTTCaatcctgatgagcaggttggcaccttgcatatcaacctctgccatcagtgtgtgaatgtgtatgtctGAATGGGTGATTGTTAGCATGTGttataaagtgctttgagtgatCGGTAGACTAGAAgagcactatataaatgcagtccatttaccatttactaatttaaaaaaaaatgtaattaaaattaaaaaaaatatcataaaaatgttgacCTCATGGTGTCAGTGGAATAAAAGTCAGGGGATCCTCAAAGTGATTACAATTTATCGTGCAGGAAACAGTAATGTCTGTACCAAAGTTCATGACAATCGATCCAATAGTAGTCAAGATATTGCACTAAAAACCACCAATGTCCCCATCTGGAGCAAAAATTCTTATGATACATCATCCAGAGTCCATGACTGTTTGTACTAAAATTTGCTCCAATAGTAGATGTTGATtgtttcactggataagtgaaaactttgacctgctggtggcgctagagaaaaagtcaggggatcaccacagtcagtaggattcatcctctgggcaccatgaatgtctgtacaaagtttcatggcaatccatcaaatagatattttagtctggagcAAAGTGGTGGACTAACTAAAGCCACGCTGTTAGCATGGATAAAAATTCATTCTGATCAAGAGAAATATCAGACTGTTCTTCTTTGTTGATGAAACGTTGACACTTCTGAGATACGTTTTCACCCAACAGAAGTGAATTTGTGACCACCAGAGACAGtaaaacaccagaaacacaAGAGCCATTTGATCTTGTTTAGTTGATAACCAAAGCATATAGAGGATACTGTAAAAAACAATGTGCACCAGTAAGTTCACACCTGAGGTTGTTGTAATTTTCAAGCGGCAGTTTCTTCAGCAGTACTCTGAACTGCTCCATCTTTTCTGTCAAGTCTTTCTCCCtgtgaagaaaaacatcaaactcAAGTTAATGTCTTGAAACCACTGTGTAAAATATGTAAGAGTGGTGTAGATATTATACGCACCCTGCTGCTTTAAACCAGTCATTGTAGAGTTCAAAGGTCATAAGAGGTTCAGGGAGTTCTCTCAGGTAACACTTCAAAGCTCCTGTCATATAAATACCCATCATTACAGTTAGTTTAAACAATCAGATATAAAAAGGTGAACATTCAAGGATACTGTCATGTGAATAAACGTGTGCGGTTTTCTCTCACTGGTGGAGAGAAACTAGTGATTCATGaaagtttttatatatatagtattttaACAGTCAGTGCACAGGATATGATGCATTCTGCATTACTGGAAGATGCAATGAGGCCATGTTtagaataaacagaaacagaagaggaactGGATACAGCGAAAGTCACGATGGCTGAACAGACGAGGGAAGATTGCCCACGACAGAAATTCAGACTCCACTACTTAAAGGAAAAAGTAGTGGACACATCTTTACCGGCCACAGCGTGAGGGTCCATGCTGAACTCGCTGTGGTCAACCACCTCTTGATCCAGACAAGTCTTTAGCCTCTTCACCACCGAAGCTGCCGCCGCCAGCCGAAACAGACCCTTAGGGacaaggagggagaggaggaggaaggaaacgGAGGAAAAGAGTGATTAAGTTGGAGAGCTGGTGATGGTTGTGAACTGCAGTCAAGTTCAACCAACTCTAAGAACAGGTTTGGTGGAATTTGAGTCCAAGGAGAAACCAGACCACAGACAagctaaagaaaaaaagtaataaataatctACAGAAGGTTTGgtgcacagtaaaaaaaaaaaaaaaacagattagtAATTGTGACTCTTCTACTCCACTGATTATATAACAAATGAGCTGAGACAAATCTGTTGAGGAATTTAAAGTGTTTTGCAAATGTAATCTTCTATGGACTCTTTGCATTGTCCTCCTGTATTTCACAGCTACCTACAGTACATTGCAAAGCTGGTTTATTTGTAATGAACCTTTCAACAAGGCAAATTCAAATAGCCCTGTATACAGTAAGACATAAAAAATCATTAAGACAAtaataagaaaacacaaagtgatataaaaaaaaagacatataggatttaaaaagaataaaataaacatataagaTCATCTATGAAAATGTCTACAATCATATAagataaaaataagctaaaatgtaataaaacagaataaacagagGAATAGAAAGTTACAGTACAGTGAGAAATAAATCTCAAATTTAACTTGCACtggaaaagagaaaagtgtAAGAAGTGAGAGTTGGAGCAGATCTCAGGTTTCCTAGAAGTTGAAATTTTCTGTGTTTAGTCTTAGACCTGTGAGGTCCACAGTCCCTAGAAGCCagattagtttttgttttttttcacataataaCCACAGTACTTTATCTTTCGaatttaaatgataatgtttatgtttatgtatctACATGGGAAACTGCTCTGTCCTTTACCTTTCAACATGTATTTATCTGTATAAGTTTGCGGACCAGAAACATGCTGGTTTCTATTGGGAAATCTCTTTGCAGCGCCAGGAGGAAATTAAATCATACATCaataaaatgacacttttttaAGGGGGAAAAAGTCAgcatcaaaataaacataagaACGAAACGCATGAACGCGGCCTGCAGACTGGACTCATGTAAAACATAAATGGATGCTGAGATGGTGCACACTGCATTAAGATGATCACTGTCAGTCCTACCTCCTCTCTCATGCCTGTTCTCAGCAGCATGTGAATACACTCCTGGATGGGTGTAGCAATTTCTCTGTTGCTTTGAGACAGATGGGAGAGCAGAGGCTCCCCATAGACCTTCTGGTTAGAGAGGCATAGTGGTGGCCCTGTGGAATCAGATAAGCACACAACAGAGGAAATAAGAAGTTCATGGGAAATACTGCAATAATGCCACaacagagaaatacacaaactgacGCAAACTAAGTTCACCTTTTTGACTATGATTCTCTTTGAGCTCGCTGATGTTTTTGTCAAGGAACTGTTGTGAAGTTTTGTGGTACTCTGCTTGGAGCTCGAGAAGCTACGGTTGAGGGAACAAGAGAATTACATCTGTTGTTCACACAAGATTCAGTTTGTCTGAattaatgaagaagaaaaaaaaaatcaggccaTCGCAAGTTCAACTCACACGGATGAAGTAGTTAGCGTAATCATCTTCTTTAGTTGCAAAGTGATACAAATCTGCTGAATACTGGTCCTGGAAAGACAAGAAAAGGCAGAGAGGTCAAGATCAAGACTGATTCCACAGAGATGGAAGAGGTTCAGTGTTGAAAGAGTGAACACTGGTACCTTGATGCTCTCCAGCTTCCTCCAAGCCTCCTCCACTTCTTCCCTGAGACCATCCTGCTTTGCCTGGGGACCAGTGCTGGCCTGgctcctgacacacacatacacacacacacacaaacacacagttgtaATAAGTATAATTGGCTACTTGTTGCATGGAGAAATTGTACCACTCGTAGCCCCGACTGAGGCCGTGTAACTGACTTGATTTTTGCGTTGTTCCAGTCTGTAGTGAGCTTTGCAAACTGCTTCTTGTTCTTGAGGATCTCTGGTAAATcatccttaaaggaaaattaaaaatatggtaagaaaattgtggaaaaactatatttGAATGGATTAACATCAGTGCATTTAATGAGATGTTGatcacagacagaaatgatcaAAAACACATCTTGTGCATCTCTTACACGGGGTGTACAAATGACATAAATTGCTGACAATACAATGCATGTACTGGTATGTACTGTGATGTGAACTAAaagataaaacttttttttttcctttacattttTAGGCACTCCACTCACAGCCATATCTCTCAGCTATAAAACCAACctatatttaacatttctctATTTACACCTCCCCCTTCAAATTATATGTTCTGGTGCGTCATTTTTGAAACATTGCAGCTGTGGTATATATGCACAGGCTGGTTCAGAGATCAGAAGTATTATAGTAGTTTCTGTTTGACaacacacaagtacacattttcacattttcacctCGCTGAGCTTGTTGAGCGGCTCCAGGACTTCCTTCTCTACTTTCATCTCAAACTCTGCCAGCATCGTGGCCAACATCTTCTCCATGAAACAGCACATCTCCAACACCCTCctgccacacacagacacacacagctcacaGCCAAATCTTGTctccaaaatgttattttagtgtttttgagtttatttaCTATATATGATGGAAGAACTGAAAACTATGAGAACATAGGaagaaaaactattaaacataCGCAGAGGAGGATCCAGCACACTATGGAGAGCTTGAAACTATAACTTGATATTTTTGCTAAGTCTGTTTGAGCCTCGAAATATAAAAGAGATGTAGGGTTTTAGTCACAAGCTTTAGACATTGTGGGAGATCCTCTTCCTTTTTCATCCAgaactgaaaacatgaaaactgacATACTAAAGTCATGAGGTTATCACATGGCTGTTAGTCAGCTGTTCAGGTCAAGAGCACGGAGGGATGGAAGATTAACTGTTGAGGATCAAACCTGTCACCTGATAGAGGACTCTGCATCGAAGTCTTTGAGGCTTTCTGCCATGCTGATAGACAGCAGCATCAGAGGGAGCTTTTTCTGCGGAGACACAAGCAAATGTTACACCTTTCAATCACCGATCGAAAACTTTTCTGACATGTTCACATGGATGCAAAAGTCTCAGTACCATTCGTTTTTCAGCCTCCAGCCCCGTCTGACTCTGCATGCAGCACTGCAGCTTCTTATGCAGCACTTGAGCCGCCTTCTTGGCCGGCTCCACCCGCTGCTCCACCTTCATTCAGTCAGAGAGACACATACAGTGAAgcttagagctgaaacaatgtGATCTGTTAACCAGCAGCATGATACTCTGCTATGTTTGTTAATGAGAGAGTTAATGACCAACCACAGTCAATCTCTTTTCACATTTGAATCTTTTAGCAGAAATGTGTTCCTTGATGTCATCAGGATCAAAAATGTTGTGTTATCAATTTTATATATCAAGGAATGATGTCAGACTGACAACGAGGTTATAGCAGGTGTATCCTTCACTGCTCATGGcacaataaagttaaaatagAAAAGTATGAACTCTAGGGATGAAACgaaattttctctttttctcaccaTAACGAGGTCCTCATGTAGAAGTTCAGTGGCATCTTGTGACCTGCaggtgtgtatgttgtgttggTTAGTGAATATACAAATAACTCTGATGTCAAAAGTGGTGCTGATTTCTGATTAATCTTTTCTTATTAACTAACATAtgtt is drawn from Thunnus thynnus chromosome 20, fThuThy2.1, whole genome shotgun sequence and contains these coding sequences:
- the sh3bp1 gene encoding SH3 domain-binding protein 1; this translates as MLRQSLSILKQFGYAVKSQDATELLHEDLVMVEQRVEPAKKAAQVLHKKLQCCMQSQTGLEAEKRMKKLPLMLLSISMAESLKDFDAESSIRRVLEMCCFMEKMLATMLAEFEMKVEKEVLEPLNKLSEDDLPEILKNKKQFAKLTTDWNNAKIKSQASTGPQAKQDGLREEVEEAWRKLESIKDQYSADLYHFATKEDDYANYFIRLLELQAEYHKTSQQFLDKNISELKENHSQKGPPLCLSNQKVYGEPLLSHLSQSNREIATPIQECIHMLLRTGMREEGLFRLAAAASVVKRLKTCLDQEVVDHSEFSMDPHAVAGALKCYLRELPEPLMTFELYNDWFKAAGEKDLTEKMEQFRVLLKKLPLENYNNLRYLIQFLSLLSEQQAINKMTPSNIAIVLGPNLLWPQAEGEVALFDMASASSVQVVTVIEPLIQYSSSLFPEAVSFEIPELPEVQDVTLSAPVTQCLMSQKEKLNRTVSSSSSTASSCSSHHVLLSKTNSTASQDSGGFFLIKSGSVSRSGTSTWASPTAESTTPGQQNTTPSSSSSIDPISLLAPNAFTACSSTANQNPPPPPTATGSVSSPGQTWTPTQRQCSDQGQLEPILEAPPDSPRAFVKLSTPYKPKRSFNVNKDNEQATVLFSKPRAPAPSKPQAPPPPPISAAPADTKTQPTPAPRAHPAIPKKPPPKKPGLKAPNCPPPLPPPSQAKEVPSIAQ